GGAAGATTCGAAACGCGCACCTACTTCAATTCAAGCACGTCGCTAGTGAGACATCGCTCGATCCAAACGACGCGATAGTTTCACAAACGGTAAGCCGATCAGCAAGTACACCGCGGCGGTCATCACTCCGATACCAAGATAGTTAAAATTCGCTGACGCCAATTGCCCGTAAATGGAGGTCAGTTCAACCATCGTGATGACGGAAACCAAACTTGAATCCTTTAACAAGGCAATGAAATCATTGGTCGACGGCGGTAGAGCGACACGCATCGCCTGCGGGAAAACGACATATCGCAAACTTTGCCATTGTGACAGACCAAGCGCTCTAGCCGATTCGAGCTGCGCTTTAGGAACTGACAAAATACCGGCTCGATAGTTTTCAGCCTCGCAAGCACCATAGTTCAGACCAAGACCAATCACTGCTGCCCAAAAAGGTTCAAGCCGAATGCCCAGATGCGGCAGCCCGTAGAACAATAGAAAAAGCTGAATTAAGAGGGGCGTTCCACGAAACAATTCAATATATATCGTGGTCGCAGAGCGAAGCAGTGTGCCTCCATAAAGCCGCGAAACAACCGCGATGAGCCCGACGGCCATCGCGACGAACATGGATGTTACAGAAACTTGTAGTGTCGTCAGAGCGCCACGCGCCAGGAAGGGTAAATAGGAAAGGTAACGTTCAAGTCTTTGCGTCCAACCGCTCTCGCTGGCCTGCGCGTTTCGAAAACTTTGATAAGCGACTGCGTCCTTCAATGGAAATGAAGAGTAAGACAAGCCTAACTGTTTAGCCGTTTCTTCGTTCCACAATCCCCAACGTTGAAAGATCTCGGTCAAAATCCCTTCCGTCGCGAGCTCATTCAACGCTCGATCAATTTCTCCTGCGAGTTTTGCGGAGTCCGATCTTAGGGCGATTCCGTATTTTATTTGACCAAAGCTTTCTTTGACATGCTTGAGCTTAAGATTTTCCGTCGCATAGTATAGCGCGATAGGTTGATCCAAAAAAACGGCGTCCAGCCGCCCAATCGACAGATCGTGATAGGCGTGAATTTCGTCGCTATAAGAAACCACTTCTAGCGGAATTTCCAAGGACGAAAGCATGCGGCTGGCCAGCGAGGCAGCCAGTGTTCCCACCCGTTTCCCGGAAACGTCCTCAAGCTTTTCGATTCCCGTTTCACTCTCTCTTACTGTCAGCGCCTGACTAGTAACATAGTAAGGTTTCGAAAAGTGAACCGTGCGATTTCTCTCTTCGGTAATTTCAATTCCATTAATAACTAGATCATAATCAGCGCGGCGAAGCCCTTCGATCAATCCATCCCAATTATTCTGTACAAAGATGGGCTTTTTCCCAAGTCGCCCCGCTAGAGCTTCTATGAGTTCAACTTCAAAGCCGATCAATCGTTCTGGATTTGACGGATCCCGAAATACGAAAGGCGCACCGCTCTCTGCGTCCGCCGCCCACCTTAGCTCGTTGCCGGACGCAAAAGCTGGAGAACAACATAGCAATGCAAGAACAGTCGACAGACCGGCAATTAACACGCTCATGAATTTGGTGAAGGCACCCAAATAGCTACGCGTTTCACCATTTTGAGGATTAGAAAATATCTGCTCAGGCGGCCCCTCTTCGATCAGCTTTCCATTGTTCATGAATAGAACTCGATCAGAAGCCTCGCGCGCAAACCGGATCTCATGAGTTACTACGATCTGGGTCAACCCATCAGACTTGAGATCTCTCATGACTCCTAGCACTTCTTGAACCAAACCGGGATCAAGCGCGCTTGTAGGTTCGTCATAGAGTAATATTTCGGGTTTCAGAAGCATTGCCCGCGCAATCGCGGCGCGCTGTTGTTCTCCTCCCGAAAGCTCCCGCGGACGTCGAAGTGTTTTTTTCTCCAAACCTACCTTTTCTAAAAGTTTTAAAGCCTGCACGCGGGTCTCATCAGCTTCTTTGGTTCCGGGCTTCAACCGAAGGACAACTCTCGGGGCAAGCAGCATGTTTTCTAAAAGGTTTAAATGGGGAAACAGGTTAAACGATTGAAAGACCATACCGACTTTTTTTCGAATCAGTTGGGCGGTGTCTTCAAACGCACGCTTGCCTATTTCTTGGGAGCTTTTCAAATCTAACTTTTCCGACGCTAATTTGTAGGAAATCCGACCCTCGTCAAAATCCTCGAGGCCGTTGAGGCACCGGAGAAAGGTCGATTTGCCACAACCAGACGGGCCAATCAATGTGATAAGCTCACCCGCTTTAATCGACACTTTGAACGCGTCTAGTACCCGCTGCTGCTGAAAGCACTTCGTAAGCTGGTCTGTTTCCAGAATCACGTTGGTACTTTTTCCTCTAGCTCGGAAATGCGCCGCCGAAGATCGACAGCGTTTCTCAGCACAGCGGTGTTCTTCATATAATCAGACAGCGGCTGCACCGGAAGGCCTGCGTAGGCGCCCGGAACATCAATATTCTTGGTCACGCCTGCTCGATGTACGAGGACCACATCATCGCAAACATTCATATGATCTAATACTCCTGTTTGGCCGCTGGTCATCACCCGGTTTCCAATCTTGGTTGAACCAGCCACACACAACATTGCCGTCAACAAGCAGTCCTCGCCAATTTGAACCCCGTGGGCAATGTGACAGAGGTTATCGATTTTCGTACCAGCGCCGATTCTTGTGATGTGGTAGGCCGCTCGATCAACGCAGCAACCTGCCCCTATTCGAACGCGATCTTCAAGAACCACGATCCCAGTTTGGGGGATCGCGTGACTTTTTCGTTTTGCGTCTTGTGCGTAACCAAAACCTGCGGAACCGATCACTGTACCTGCTTCTATCACCACATCGTCCCCAAGGACACAGCCATAGCCGATGACGGTTCCAGGATGCAAAACACTGTTTTCGCCAATCCAAACATCATTTTCCACAACGGCACCCGCCATGATTCTTACACCGCGAGAAATTATCGTACCTGCTCCTACCACAGCCCTGGGCTCAACAATCACCGATTTATCAAGAATCGCAGTCTCGTGGATGACGGCCGTCGGGTGAACTCCGACCCAGCCACTTCGAGAAAAATCTCGAGACAAAAAGGTCTGTTTAAAAAAAGCATGAGCCAAGGGAACAGCGTGAACCGTTAAAACATTAGCGCCAGCAAGGACTTTAAATGCGTCCGCCAATTTCGCACTTGTCACAACCATGCCGGGCTTGACCCGTTCGGACACACGTTGCATGACCAAACTAACCACGTCCGGCTTATCCACGAAAATCATGTCTCCGTGCTCGAAGTGCTCGACAGCCGAAATTCTGCCAATCACGGCATTGCGGTCGCCAGTGAAGTCGACAATCAACTCTTGTCCACCTAGCTGTTTTCCGGTTGCGACCTTGATTTCGTTAATCACTGTCTCAATTTTCAAATCTATTTTCGGTTGCAATGAAGTCGGACGTTGATAAATATCTTCAGCGCTAAATTTCATGCGAAAATCAAATCATGACCGCATGGCAAGACGCAACCCGTGTCGCTTCATGGTTTGGGTAAGTTGGTTTGACTAAACACTGCGATTTGCCCAATCTGATTCACATGGACATTTCGAAGCTAGAAGAACGAGTAAAGCTACTTGAGCACAGTCTTGGGCAGAAGCTAGAACGCAACCCCGACCAACGCCTTGCTTCAAACGCATGGCTCTCTTCTATTGCGATCATTTGTTTTATCTTGGCTGCGGGTTTACTCATCAAAGTTTCAATCGACTCGGGGTGGTTGACACCAGAAAGACAAATGGGGCTCGCCGCGCTCATCGGACTTGGACTAGCTGGTGCCGGCTTGGCGTTTGGAACTAGTTCCAACCCACATGTGAACTTGCTCCCGGGTGCAGGTATCAATGTTTTATTTTTAACGAGCTTTGCTGCTCATCGGCTATATGCACTAATCCCGTCGGAAATCGCAGTGGCCGTCACCAGTATTTTTTCCGGCGTCTGTTTGTGGCTTTACACCGAACTAGAACACGACATATACGCCGTAACTGCAGCGCTCGGCGCCTACGTTATACCGATTGTTTTTGGCTACAGCTTTGAAACATCATTTACGGTCACTTACTTTGTCATGTGCTCGCTTGCATTTTCAGCCATCTCCGTTTGGATGAAATCGCGGATGTTGACAATGATATCTGCCTACCTTGCGATTCTGTCTACTTCCTACGTTGGCTTAAAAACCTCGGCCGACCTTCTTATTGCAATCATCCTTGCCATTCACTTCCTGGTTTTTTCGATTGGTACCTACCTTTACACGGCCCGTACGAACAGCCCCCTCACCGAAAGAGAAGGCTGGAGCTTTTTGCCAGTTCTCTTGATTTTTTATTCGATGGAGTTTTATTTCATCGACCGCATTCACCCGGGCTTAAGTTCCCCTGTCGCGGTTCTTTCTGCCTTTGTTCTTCTTGGGCTTTACCTTTATGCAAAAAAACAATTTCCCGATCGGAGTCTCGGTAGCCAGTCGGTAATTTTAACTTTTCTTTCATTGACGTTGATCCACGCGGTTTACATCGAAATTGTTCCCAGCGTCATCCGTCCGTGGATTCTTCCAATTCTATTTCTCGTTTTTGCCTTCAGAAGTTCCATCCGAATACCCACATTGGAATTCAAGGGCCCTCTTCGGATTCCGATCATCGCGTTCGGCATTGCACTAACTGCAGAGTATATTGGGATCGCATTTCGGCTCTTCGCTGATTTAGGTAACCACCAAGACAAAGTGGTATTTCCCCTTGGGATCGCCTGCGCGATCGGCCTATGGCTAAGCCTCATGGTGGGATTTAAAAATGCTGAACGTCTTTTAAGCCGCTGGCGCTACTTCTTTTTCGCAGGAGCGCATTTGCTTGCGACTTTGCTCCTAGCTCGAATAGTTCCGCCTAATATTCTTTGGCTCGCTTGGCTTTGCTATGGGCTTGGAATCATCGCCTATGCCAAAGCCACAACGGATTCCATCGCGATGAAATCAGCTTGGTTTGTCGTCATTCTCAGCGCCGGAAAGTTTCTCCTTATCGACGCGCGACTCGTCTTTGATTTTTAACCAAAGCGCGAAGCTGCTCTAGCTCAGTATTCAAGTAGCCCTTGGCGTTTGGTGAAAGCGCATGAAACTCAAGAATTCGGTGAAGTGCTTTCGTGTACCGTTGCATTTTAATCTCTAATCTTACCAACCCCGCTGTAGCCTGAACTGGCAGCTTGCTTGCGGGGGTTAGGTCTATAGCCTTTTTGTAAATGCTCATTGCTTCACTAATACGATGTTTGGACTCGAGCAAGGCAGCGTACTCGAGGTGCGCTATCAAGTGTTTCCCACCGGCCTTGAAATACCTGGCATATGATTCTGACGCTAGATCATTTTTCTCGAGGCGGAGCTGCATCGAGGCGATCATTCTAATAGCATCCGGATCTTTCGTTTTAAGATAAACCTGCTCGAAGGAGTTTTCGACACAGCTCCATTGCCCGATCGAAATACACGCCGTCGCTAAATCCGAATATCCACCAGCAGATAAAAGCCCGGTTGCTTGGCGAAATCTAAGAAACGGAACTGAAAACGAGTGCTGCCCCCACTTTAAAAAGTGCAGCGCTAACACCAAAACGCCTAGCGCCGAGATTGCCATTCGAATCGAGGCACGGATATCTCGCTCATGCGCCATTTCACGCTCAACGATCCGATCTTTCCAGCCGCAAGTACAAATGACTTGCTGCTCGCCCTCGTGTTTTTCATTGCAGACAGCGCAATAGAGTTCGGAATTCATAACGACCATCCCCTTTGTAAGCCACGCCTATGCGCAGACCACAGCCTCATTCCATGCAACCAAGAGTCCACGCCGCGCGCCCCCCTCCCCTGTTTTTTACGCCCTGGCACGGATGGATAGACTAGAACTTCGACAGTCTCAAATTATCGCCAATGTATTTACAAACTGTGTTGAATCCAGCAGATTCTAACGGCACCAGTTGGCTGGTGTGATGACGCGCTTAATTGATTGGGCCTGCATATAGAGAAAGTCATTTCGGGACGTAATTCTTAGACGCTGGTCTCGAGGTGAAAAATTAAATATTCCTCGGAACTGACCTCGCCCTTGGGTATCCAAGAGAATCTGGCCACGATCACCCTTTAACTCCCAGTGTATTGTTCGCGAGGCCAACGGCTTCATGTCGTCGTAGCGAAGTGGCGTTGATACGGTTCCTTCCGAATCTCGGCAAAGAAGCTGAAAACCGACGACGACAAAAAGATTTTTTCGGCATTGATGAGTGGAAGAATAGCCATAGCCCACATCACAGGTCGCGAACTCCTTTTCTACGTAACCAAAATCAGCCAACGGCCGGGTCATTCCGAGTGACTTTTGCAAACCATCATAATCGACGATGACTGGTGCTGTTTCTCCGGAATGATACACTCGACGTTCCCGCAGCTCGGGAAACATTTCAGTGTCGGATTGTGAGTCTGAACTTGAGTCAGTGGTACTTGTGCACGCAGAAAGCAGAGCAGCGAAAGCTGCCATTGCAAAAATATTTTTCACTTTTTCGTCCTAGCAAGAGCCTGCATCACTTTTTCACGCACAACGTCCTCAGAAACAGATTCGATTTCTACGGACTTCAGCCTCGATCGCAATCCGCTTGTCAAAGTCACCGACCGCTTCGGCAGCTGAAGAGCTTCCACGACAAAGCGAAGCACTTCATCATTGGCCTTTCCGTCCACCGGAGGAGCGTGGATACGGATTTTAAGGGACTGCCCGTCTGGCCCGTCGAACAGCCCTAAAACTTCCGAACGTTTACCACCCGGCTGTACATAGAGATGCAAATGAACTTTTCCAGCTTTAACGGTAATCACTGTTAATGTTCGTCGCGCTGCGAAGGATTCGCAAATCCTTTTTCATAACTGCGGCTTCCGCCCGAGCCAGGACGCAGGTGAAGTTTTATTAGCTTTTGCGGCATCGCACCTCGCGTGAAGGACTTTCGCGGGCCACCTTCGCCTAATATTAATCGTGAAGCTTGAATTTGAATTTTTTGAACTTGTCCCATGCTGTGGACGGTTAGCCCCGACGGATCTGAACAAAATCTGGCCGGCCCTGTCCGCATCACGCCATAGAGATCTAGAAATCCAGAAGTGTAAAATGTAAGTACGTAGGTGGATGGTTCATCAGAATTCGTATCTACAAAAACATCGAAGAAGGAGCCGGCAGTTTCGTTAACATATCCCACTTTGAACTTCTCAGGAAAAAAGTCCTTCAACTTTACGAGTTCAGGATGGGCCATCAACTCGTTTGGCGTCGAGGCGCAAGTAGAGTCTTCGGCGTTTGCGCCAAACGCCGCGAACGTTAAGAAAACCGGTAAAACAAATCGAACACGAACTGGGCGACCCACGGATCGAACCTCACTGCTAACTCCAGTCTACCGCGCAATTGAATATCCGATGCCAGATTGCGGAAAACACGGACCTTTGTCTCGGTTTGAGGCACTACCGAAAACAAGTTTCAATTCGGGAATTCTGCTTTCACAATAGATAGAGCATGCTGCGTAGAACTCTATTTCCCGTTACGACCATCTACATCTTCTCTTCGTCACTTTTGGTAGCAGGAATTTTGCTGCCGAACGCCGGCACCGCGAGTCCACGCTCGGGATCGGAAACCAAAGCGTCCGTTATCAAAACCGAAGTTAGTCGCGACCTTTACCTCAAACGTTTAAAAGTCGAACTTCAAAGAAATCTTTGTACTGAAACATCGCTGTTGGGTTGTTTCAAAATTTCGAAATCGGACTGTCACCAAGTGATCGGTTTAAGCTTTGGCGTTTGCGCCAAAAATGCAAACGTACCTGCGATCGTATCGCTTTCCGGCGAAGACTTGTTGATCGCCGAATCCGTCGGCGGTTGTGTTTCCGAAAAACTTGGCGAAAAGTATCAAGACAAATTTTTAGAGGGATCTGAATGCGCAACAAGAAAGTAATAGGCTTTCCGATGATTCTCTTGTGTGTTTTCACTTCTGCGATTTCAGAACAGCAAGTTCTCGCCGAAACTGTCTCCGCCTCGGAGTGTCTCCCTGGCTGGAACGCAAAAATGGAACGACTTCGGGCTGCGCAGCGGGCGCACTCCTGTTCTGGCTCTGCCACCATGACGGAATGTCGAGCTCTCATGGGCTTAGGAGCTGTCGGCATTGCGGCCGCCGCTAAGACCCTTGGTACGCTTGCCTCCCGCAAAGCGGCTTTAGCAGTGCGAGATGCTGAATTTCGCCCATGTCCTCTTCCAGGTAAATCGACGGTTCAACTGCCGCACATTCTTCCGGGTCTTAACTTATTCGTCAGCACGGCCTGGGCCTCTTGCACACCGAGAATTGAAATTGAACAAAGTCAAATTTCGAATGCTATTTCCGAAGTTGCAGATGAAGTAGAATCCACGCTGAACGAAGCAAAGGCCTCCCTCAAGGCGATGGAAGAACTTGATACGGAATTGGCTGGCCTAGATGAACCGACACGAATTGCGAAAAGTAAACCAGTTCTTGAAGCTTCGGTGCGTGGCCATCAAGCTGAGTTCGAAAAAACTCAAAGAGGTTATGAACAAGCTCGCGATCGACTGGGATATCAAGCGGAGGCTGACAAGCAATATTTTGCTAAACAGGAGAAAGATCGTCTCTTTCGAGAATTCAAAGCGATGTTTCGTGCCACCTTCGGTAAGCCTTACGATGAAGAGCTAGACTACAATATAGATTATAGGTCCGATCGAAACCTTGCCCCGCACCAACAGGAAAAATTCAAAGCACTATTTAAAGAAATCGAAGCTGCGTCGACTAAAGAATTTAACGCCAGGATAGAATTGCAAAAAATCGAACGAGATCCTCAAGTACAAAGATTGAAGGCGCAGGCAGAATCGTTGAATTCGCAGACCAACCGAATCAGAAGCATGAACAATAATCCAGGCGACTACAGCAAATCTCTTTCTGAGCAAACCAAGGCTTTGCGGGCATCGGTTGCAGAACTAGAGAAGTCGAAGGAAGCTCTTCGCGATTTTCAGGTCGCGACAAAAGCTGCAAAATCCAGCGGCGATCTTTTTGCAATTGCTGATCGTCTGCGCAGTTTTGTTCCTAAAGACTTTCTCGCCGATCCAGCGAAACGAGCGCTTGCGGAAGCGATGACGGGATTAAGAGCAACCATGGAGGCTTTAGTCCACATCGAAGGCAAGATGACAGACGCCTCCCATAATTTAATTGCAAAATGGACCGCGCATCTTCCAAAAGCAAGTGCGGGCCTCAGAACAACGGCCTCGCTTGCAGCAAAGGGAATCGCGTTTGTCGGCGGCAGCTTTGTCAGTCTTGCGACCTTTGCGAGCAACGAATTCGCTGGCGGTTGCCCTGGCACGCCAAGCTCTGCAAATTTTCCTGCAGATCCCGACAAAGGATGTTCGAGAGATTTTTCGTTCGATAATCCCTCAGCTGCGAAGCTTGCCGCGTTGGACTCCAAAGATCTCTGCGAAATGGCAAAATCGAATCCCATGGCAAGCGCAGAGATCGATCAGATGATCGCGGCAAACTATGATCGGTATTACCCCGGGGTCAGAGGTCAGTGCGGTAATCCGCTGAAGCTAAGTTCATCGCGCTGGGGTAACCTCACATATGATGGCAAAGAAACTCTGTTTACGCCGACCGGTGAGAGTAAACCTGTTTCAATTAGTTACGACGAGCGAGGAAACGAGACGTCAGTGAAGCTTCCAAAATTCAATCGAAGCGCCGGAAGTGAAAAAGTGAACTGGGGCGAAAGTGCCCCGATTGGATATGGGGACCGTCATGTGAAAGCGACGGCCATTTATCGCGATATGGTTCGGCCTATTCTTGCTGAAGCGAGTGCCTGCTGTTCCGGATCAGGAGTCACGCCGCCCGTTTCTGATTGTGCGCGTTGGGGCCTGACCGGCGGAGCTGGAAGTGGCAACCAACCGCTACAACGAGGCGGACCAACGGGGCGCTAAAAGCGAACGCCAAGACCTGCGCCAAAGAATGCTCCACCACTGATAGTGATTCCGTCACCCATCGCAACGAAGTTCGATCCCTCAATGGAAAGCATCCAATTGGGCCCTAACCAAAAGCGTGAACCAACGATCACTTGGCCATAATTGTACTGAGCACTACTAACTGTGAAGGCCGTTTGGCCGGTATCGGCATTTCGGAACTCGACGGGATCAGTTGAAACTTGAACGAATCTTCCGGTCGCATAGGGTTCGAAAAACCCAGATAAATAGCTCACCATCAAATCACCGTAGTAGTGATTTCCGCCCAAAGAACTTCCAGCTCCAATGGCACCCGCTAACGAAAATCCTCCGGAGCGGCCATTGATTATCGAATATTTTCCTCGGATGCCGAAACTCAAACTTTCCCAATGAATTCCAAAATCAAAATTTTCAGTGACCCCAGCATTCCACTTCAAGACGTAACCAGCCTGACCATATCCGGCTATGATCTCATGATCACCTTTGCCGACAGAACGGCTTGCTGCACTTTGCGATCGGACCCTGATCTAAAGACCTAGACGTTTCAATTTTGCCCATAAAATTTGGCACTTTTCGCGAAGTCCACTTGGATACGAATTAGACTTTTCAGGCCGTGAAGTATTCTGCGAATCTGATACGACTTGTGGCGACGTTTCGTTTACCACCTTTTCGACGGATGCAAGCGGATCTAGTCGACTTACACGTGCTTGGATTTTGCTTTCGATCTCCGGGGTCCATTCGCCACTGAGCTTCAAGGCTTTCTCTAGCGATTTCGGCGCAAAAGCATTAAACTGCCTTTTTAACTCTGGCTGATCACTTGATTCGACGGCATCTGCGACCGCCTCAAACGCAGCCATTGAACGAGTACGAAAGAGCGGCGTAAACCCAGCATCACCGAGAGGTCGAAACGTCGTTGGTTTCCCGTGGTTTTTTATTAGCCTCACCACTTCGTCGGTGACACCCGGCAAAGAGTGGAGATCTGCAAAGTCAATAAGACTGGCGGCGCCGTGACTTTCGAATTGCGTGACCTTTCGAATGATTGCGGATGGGTGACTTTCAGCTATTTTTCTCGCCGCTTCCAACGCCTGACCTCGATAATGCCGTTTGTAAGTATCATCATTGGGATCGGCGTGTCTCATCTCGTCCGCCATTGCGCGTTCGACGACGTACAATGCATCGCTGGTCGTTTCTTTGAATTGACTTAATATCATGCGACGAAACAATGGCCGATCGGAGCTGGGTACCTTATGTTCG
This genomic window from Deltaproteobacteria bacterium contains:
- a CDS encoding DUF2339 domain-containing protein, with protein sequence MDISKLEERVKLLEHSLGQKLERNPDQRLASNAWLSSIAIICFILAAGLLIKVSIDSGWLTPERQMGLAALIGLGLAGAGLAFGTSSNPHVNLLPGAGINVLFLTSFAAHRLYALIPSEIAVAVTSIFSGVCLWLYTELEHDIYAVTAALGAYVIPIVFGYSFETSFTVTYFVMCSLAFSAISVWMKSRMLTMISAYLAILSTSYVGLKTSADLLIAIILAIHFLVFSIGTYLYTARTNSPLTEREGWSFLPVLLIFYSMEFYFIDRIHPGLSSPVAVLSAFVLLGLYLYAKKQFPDRSLGSQSVILTFLSLTLIHAVYIEIVPSVIRPWILPILFLVFAFRSSIRIPTLEFKGPLRIPIIAFGIALTAEYIGIAFRLFADLGNHQDKVVFPLGIACAIGLWLSLMVGFKNAERLLSRWRYFFFAGAHLLATLLLARIVPPNILWLAWLCYGLGIIAYAKATTDSIAMKSAWFVVILSAGKFLLIDARLVFDF
- the lpxD gene encoding UDP-3-O-(3-hydroxymyristoyl)glucosamine N-acyltransferase, with the translated sequence MKFSAEDIYQRPTSLQPKIDLKIETVINEIKVATGKQLGGQELIVDFTGDRNAVIGRISAVEHFEHGDMIFVDKPDVVSLVMQRVSERVKPGMVVTSAKLADAFKVLAGANVLTVHAVPLAHAFFKQTFLSRDFSRSGWVGVHPTAVIHETAILDKSVIVEPRAVVGAGTIISRGVRIMAGAVVENDVWIGENSVLHPGTVIGYGCVLGDDVVIEAGTVIGSAGFGYAQDAKRKSHAIPQTGIVVLEDRVRIGAGCCVDRAAYHITRIGAGTKIDNLCHIAHGVQIGEDCLLTAMLCVAGSTKIGNRVMTSGQTGVLDHMNVCDDVVLVHRAGVTKNIDVPGAYAGLPVQPLSDYMKNTAVLRNAVDLRRRISELEEKVPT
- a CDS encoding DUF167 domain-containing protein codes for the protein MITVKAGKVHLHLYVQPGGKRSEVLGLFDGPDGQSLKIRIHAPPVDGKANDEVLRFVVEALQLPKRSVTLTSGLRSRLKSVEIESVSEDVVREKVMQALARTKK
- a CDS encoding ABC transporter permease subunit (The N-terminal region of this protein, as described by TIGR01726, is a three transmembrane segment that identifies a subfamily of ABC transporter permease subunits, which specificities that include histidine, arginine, glutamine, glutamate, L-cystine (sic), the opines (in Agrobacterium) octopine and nopaline, etc.), with amino-acid sequence MILETDQLTKCFQQQRVLDAFKVSIKAGELITLIGPSGCGKSTFLRCLNGLEDFDEGRISYKLASEKLDLKSSQEIGKRAFEDTAQLIRKKVGMVFQSFNLFPHLNLLENMLLAPRVVLRLKPGTKEADETRVQALKLLEKVGLEKKTLRRPRELSGGEQQRAAIARAMLLKPEILLYDEPTSALDPGLVQEVLGVMRDLKSDGLTQIVVTHEIRFAREASDRVLFMNNGKLIEEGPPEQIFSNPQNGETRSYLGAFTKFMSVLIAGLSTVLALLCCSPAFASGNELRWAADAESGAPFVFRDPSNPERLIGFEVELIEALAGRLGKKPIFVQNNWDGLIEGLRRADYDLVINGIEITEERNRTVHFSKPYYVTSQALTVRESETGIEKLEDVSGKRVGTLAASLASRMLSSLEIPLEVVSYSDEIHAYHDLSIGRLDAVFLDQPIALYYATENLKLKHVKESFGQIKYGIALRSDSAKLAGEIDRALNELATEGILTEIFQRWGLWNEETAKQLGLSYSSFPLKDAVAYQSFRNAQASESGWTQRLERYLSYLPFLARGALTTLQVSVTSMFVAMAVGLIAVVSRLYGGTLLRSATTIYIELFRGTPLLIQLFLLFYGLPHLGIRLEPFWAAVIGLGLNYGACEAENYRAGILSVPKAQLESARALGLSQWQSLRYVVFPQAMRVALPPSTNDFIALLKDSSLVSVITMVELTSIYGQLASANFNYLGIGVMTAAVYLLIGLPFVKLSRRLDRAMSH